The Pirellulales bacterium sequence ACCGTCGCGGAACGGCTTTACACGTCCGGAATGCCGGACCCCGATTTGTTAATCCGCACGGCAGGTGAAATGCGAATCAGCAACTTTCTGCTCTGGCAGGTCAGTTATACCGAGATTTGGGTGACGGACCTTTGCTGGCCCGAATTTCGCGAAGTGGATTTGCACAGGGCAATCGACTCGTTTGCTGCCCGCCAGCGACGTTTCGGTGGCCTGAATCCGTGACGCCGGGAGAATGGCAATCGATGCTCCGTTGGCGCTTGCTGCTCGGCATGGCACTGATTGCGATTCTCATCGGCCTTTGCTGGCTCGACGTGCATCAACTGCCAGGCCCGCCCGGAGGATGGCTTTTTCCGGTCGCTCTTTTGTTGAGCTTGGGCGCGAGCGACGAACTGCTTCGACTGGTCGGCCATCCGGATGAGAAACCGGTGGCTTGGATTATCTTAATCGGGAATTTGGCGATCGTCGCCAGCAGCGGCATTTCGGCGTTTTGGACGGACGCACCTTACATCGGCTCTCCGCTTGAACGGCTTGGCTGGCCGATGGCGGTCTTCATCGTCGCGGTTTTTGCAGCATTCGTCGGCGAAATGGCTCGGTACGAACGGCAGGGCAGGGTGATCGTGCGAATTGGCTTGGCGACCCTATGCTTTGTCTACGTTGGACTGCTGCTGAGCTTCGTGGTGCAGTTGCGACAGTTGGGCGACCATCGCGCTGGCATGGTGGCGCTCGTGTCGCTGATCGCCGTCGTGAAGATGGGCGACACAGGAGCGTATAC is a genomic window containing:
- a CDS encoding CDP-archaeol synthase, whose product is MLRWRLLLGMALIAILIGLCWLDVHQLPGPPGGWLFPVALLLSLGASDELLRLVGHPDEKPVAWIILIGNLAIVASSGISAFWTDAPYIGSPLERLGWPMAVFIVAVFAAFVGEMARYERQGRVIVRIGLATLCFVYVGLLLSFVVQLRQLGDHRAGMVALVSLIAVVKMGDTGAYTVGRLFGRHKMAPVLSPGKTWEGAVGAVLFAVLAAWIVFRLLPVDRSPATSVLGWGWLIYGIIVGVVGMIGDLAESLIKRDAGCKDSSPWMPGFGGILDVLDSILFAAPVAWILWVCRLV